A section of the Humulus lupulus chromosome 2, drHumLupu1.1, whole genome shotgun sequence genome encodes:
- the LOC133815530 gene encoding adenosine kinase 2-like has product MDYVFGNETEARTFARVRGWETENVEEIVVKISQLPKESGTHKRITVITQGADPVVVAEDGKVKLFPVILLPKEKLVDTNGAGDAFVGGFLSHLVKKKPIEDCVKDGCYAANVIIQRSGCTYPEKPNFNQVTSCEHAFCKACLIDYAASL; this is encoded by the exons ATGGATTACGTTTTTGGAAATGAGACTGAAGCAAGAACCTTTGCAAGGGTTCGTGGCTGGGAGACTGAAAATGTTGAAGAGATTGTTGTCAAGATTTCCCAATTGCCCAAGGAATCAGGTACACACAAGAGGATTACTGTTATCACTCAAGGTGCAGATCCTGTTGTAGTTGCTGAGGATGGGAAGGTCAAATTGTTCCCTGTTATTTTGTTACCCAAGGAGAAGCTTGTTGACACCAATGGAGCAGGGGATGCGTTTGTTGGGGGATTTTTGTCACATCTGGTGAAGAAGAAGCCAATTGAAGATTGTGTGAAAGATGGCTGTTATGCAGCAAATGTTATCATTCAGAGGTCAGGATGCACATACCCCGAAAAGCCAAATTTCAATCAG GTTACCTCTTGTGAACATGCTTTTTGCAAAGCTTGTTTGATTGATTATGCTGCTTCCTTGTGA